Within Hoplias malabaricus isolate fHopMal1 chromosome 16, fHopMal1.hap1, whole genome shotgun sequence, the genomic segment AAGGCTTCGATCTGCTATAAAAAGACACCATGCTTCAGTCATGCACATTTTCACCTAATCAGCAAGTCAAGTGACAGAAAGGTGCAGCGTTCTGGGGGAAGAGTGGATTAGATAAGAGCAGAGAGTGGAGGAAGTGTTATCTTTCTGGGGATTAGACGAAGCCGGACAACTTTAAACACACTAATGAAAACAGGCCTGGGTCCTGCAGAACACCCTGATCCCATCATCCAACCTCTAGGATAAATTACAGAGGAATGATTACAGTGCTGCAATGCACCAGAAAGTTCAGTGTTGAACCTGTAGATATTACAACACTGGTCTGGGATATTTCTGagcttccaggtaggctctggacccactgtgaactggatgaagcagttacagcgattgaatgagtgaatgaatgaatggctttacctttatgacatcacaatggATGAATTCAAAACAAGCCACAACTGCAACTAATGAAAAAGTAGTGGCATGAGGATTGATGTAGTTTCACAACTATAAACTAAAACAGTTATTTCCAACACCAGTGCCTTACAGACGAAAGAAGAGAGGAACGTGAAGGGCACTGGGCGGCTAATGGACTCAGTGATGACACAGTGAATTTGGACGACGGTTAGAGGCTGAACACAAAGAGCAAAGCACATTCCAGTGGGGGTCCTGGGCTTTGGTGTTTTATATTACATCCGGAACTCAGGCACGGTCCGCTGGAAAGTTTTTGTACTCTGATCCGAGAACAGACCTCTCTCTTCACTTGCTGTGTCTCAGAAAGGGCTTCTGAAGACAAAGGCTGGTCCTGGGTCAGcagaaaatgtcatttttaaggCCGTGCTGGTTCGTAGCCCCACCCTAAGCTTCTGATCTAATCTGGCCACTGTCAGATAAGAGGATTGTGAGTGCCCTGCCAGCGGGCATGCAGATTTACTGCCGCCAAGCAtgctgggggaaaaaaagaggccTTGAGAAGACTGTATGTGTCTGTTGCTGTGGATATGGTGCACACGCAGTGAGGGTGACTCCCCCAGGGGAAGGCTGAGGAGAGTCCATGTGGACtcaaacactgtgtgtgtagaTTTAAAGATAGACAGAGCTCTGTAAAGATGCAGCACTTAATATAAGCAGTGCAAGCAACAGCCAGACCCTCTCAGAGACTGCCATGGGGGCGGGTCACAGACGCCATGGTAACAGAGCAAGGAAGGCCTCTGATTGGTTGATTTTTTACATAAGAGGATGGcacatatttcagaaaacacatcTAACGCATGCCTGGTGTTCTTGGCCTCTGTTGTACTTTGAATTTAAATAATCACTGCTTATAACCAACCTttaactgtaataataataataataagaatggTTACAATGacgttattattattctatGATAGTGTGCGCTATAAGCATCAGCATTAGTCACATGCTTTACTGGAAAACAATCCTCTGCTCTGTAATCGGATGAAGCTGAAAGGAAAAGACGAGTGTTCATATCTCATCTGGCCCCGTCCTATTCTCTGTAAACTCTCAGTATTCCCCTCTACGCTCTTCTTCTCCTCGCGTGGCCCCAGCGGTGTAATGTCTGTGCTGTAATGAAAACAGACTTCTTCTGAATGTTAGATTCAACACAGAGATTTATTGAAGGGTGGGAACTGACAGCTGGGGAAATTATAAACGAGTCTTTCCTGTGACGTTGGCTTTGGTTCCGTTTAATGTCACAATTTCTATACaatgagtaaaaaaataattctttTTTGTAAATACTTATATTAATCTGTACACACGTTAACCCTGTCATGCCCAGGTTTGGCTTCAAAATGAAttcagtaaataataaaaacgaCTGGAAATTCTCTGcatgaaaataataacaaagagATGTAGTTATGATTTTAGCTGAATTAGGGATTAAGGCGGTGCATGTTgtaaatatagaaaatataagAGAAAATACAATACATATTGAAGGCGTTTGCTCGGGTTAAACTGGTTGCACGGCCTTGGACGTACCTAATCAGAGGCCGTATGATGCTGGGTCAGCAGGTATAAGGactaagaaagagagagagagagagagagcgagagagagagagagatagagaaaaagagagagagagagaaagagaggtactTCTTTATGGCCAAGGACTAAAACGGTAAGGAGCTCAGTAGCGAGTCCCAAATCCACGAATCTCCAGCTTTGGAATGTCCCTCTCGTTGGAGAATTCAGCGCGGTCAATACGAGAGCTGGGACTGCCCACGTATCTCAGCCAATGTTTcctatacagagagagagagagagagagagagagagagagaaagagtaagagagagagagagagagagagagagaaagagtaagggaaagatagagagagtaagagagagagagacagagaatgagagagagagagagaaagagtaagagagagaga encodes:
- the acyp2 gene encoding acylphosphatase-2 isoform X2, which codes for MYTEDQGKKLGVNGWVKNTRQGTVIGQVQGPRDKVDEMKHWLRYVGSPSSRIDRAEFSNERDIPKLEIRGFGTRY